In Myxocyprinus asiaticus isolate MX2 ecotype Aquarium Trade chromosome 32, UBuf_Myxa_2, whole genome shotgun sequence, one genomic interval encodes:
- the LOC127422840 gene encoding neurotrypsin-like, with protein MHPRVWRMMLTLVAGFSLWLPALSEVNGDDSYLNAVQSTGPLSCSEGFTELGYYNGTVSQTDSGSPCLKWSEFPDYVQQYPGRGLGEHNFCRNPDRESNPWCFFRQSSGAIGWAYCDCHQGAVRLAGGSSLKSGRLEVYLNGQWGSVCDTHWTDHDASVVCRQLGLGDIGMALQHSYFGPGSGLFHYARLGCRGNEKSLLQCRSRKFVTSDCNHGNEAGVVCTPPEGNGPPLRLVGGEEDFEGRVEVFHDGRWGTICDDQWDDMDAEVVCRQLGLGGIPKAWSWAHFGQGIGPIQLDAVQCTGNELSLDECRHNGWEQHNCDHMEDAGVSCNPYTDGVVRLVDGDNPWEGRLEVYHSGDWGTVCDDSWTEQHAQVVCRQLGFRGGAEVAPNGMFGEGTGLILLDDVECEGRESSLPECKHGMWGRHDCSHSEDVGIRCHRAENNEVPLASETTGPLVRLAGSDNRKEGRVEVLLNGEWGSICDHGWNDVSAAVVCRQLGFSGVSKTRPMGYFGAGKGPIHLSNVRCTGKESFLGECPSKGQDSHVCKHGQDAGVVCDYLPESEADIAVVGTHTCGLRAGAERRSKRIVGGYKSLRGEWPWQASLWLRSQSKGNHPLCGATLINSCWLLTAAHCFKRFGIDASRYVVKLGDYHTREQDDFERVLSPERIEVHRKYRTESWEHDVALIRLKGAEGKCVAFNPHTNAACLPAPGSKWGKRPASCVITGWGVTDSEQPSTLLQAWVPLLPSWQCKKRYGERFTSHDMLCAGSMTSDLRKHADSCQGDSGGPLVCQGEAGRWVLTGVISWGHGCGDPSYPGVYSRVSRYLPWIEQVTHSTAPLQH; from the exons gtCCTCTGTCCTGCTCTGAGGGCTTCACTGAGCTGGGCTATTACAATGGAACTGTGTCTCAGACTGACTCAGGTTCACCCTGTCTGAAGTGGTCTGAGTTCCCTGATTATGTGCAGCAGTATCCAGGCAGGGGTCTGGGAGAGCACAATTTTTGTCGAAATCCTGACCGTGAGTCCAACCCATGGTGCTTTTTCAGACAGAGCTCAGGAGCCATTGGTTGGGCCTACTGCGACTGCCACCAGG GAGCAGTCAGGTTAGCGGGGGGTTCATCCTTAAAAAGTGGCCGTCTGGAGGTCTACCTGAATGGCCAGTGGGGGTCAGTTTGTGATACGCACTGGACTGACCATGATGCCAGCGTGGTTTGCCGACAACTTGGACTGGG TGATATTGGCATGGCTCTCCAGCACTCATATTTTGGCCCCGGCTCTGGACTCTTTCACTACGCCCGCCTAGGTTGCCGTGGCAATGAGAAATCCCTGCTGCAGTGCAGGAGTAGGAAGTTTGTTACTAGCGACTGTAACCATGGAAACGAAGCTGGAGTGGTGTGCACGCCACCTGAAG GTAATGGACCGCCTCTGCGGTTGGTTGGGGGGGAGGAGGACTTTGAGGGACGAGTTGAGGTCTTCCATGATGGGCGCTGGGGTACCATCTGCGATGATCAGTGGGATGATATGGATGCTGAGGTGGTCTGCAGGCAGCTCGGACTAGG CGGCATCCCCAAGGCCTGGTCATGGGCTCATTTTGGACAGGGAATTGGGCCGATCCAACTGGATGCAGTGCAGTGCACAGGCAATGAGCTCTCTCTGGACGAGTGCCGTCACAACGGGTGGGAACAACACAACTGTGACCATATGGAAGATGCTGGGGTGTCATGCAACCCCTATACAG ATGGGGTAGTGAGACTGGTAGATGGTGATAACCCATGGGAAGGTCGTCTGGAGGTGTATCACTCCGGGGATTGGGGCACAGTGTGTGATGACAGCTGGACAGAGCAGCATGCACAGGTGGTCTGCAGACAGCTGGGATTCAG gggcgGTGCAGAGGTCGCCCCCAATGGAATGTTTGGAGAAGGAACAGGGCTGATTCTGCTGGATGATGTGGAGtgtgaggggagagagagctcTCTGCCGGAGTGTAAACATGGCATGTGGGGTCGACATGACTGCTCACACAGCGAAGATGTTGGAATACGCTGCCATAGGGCAGAAAACAATGAGGTTCCACTGGCTTCAGAAACTACTG GACCTCTGGTGCGATTGGCAGGCAGTGACAACAGGAAAGAGGGTAGAGTTGAGGTATTATTGAACGGAGAATGGGGCAGCATCTGTGATCATGGCTGGAATGATGTCAGTGCCGCTGTCGTCTGCCGGCAGCTCGGGTTCAG CGGGGTGTCCAAAACACGGCCAATGGGTTATTTCGGAGCAGGGAAGGGGCCCATCCATCTGTCCAATGTGAGATGCACTGGGAAGGAGTCGTTTCTTGGGGAGTGCCCTTCTAAAGGACAGGATAGCCACGTGTGTAAGCATGGACAGGATGCAGGTGTTGTGTGTGATTATTTGCCTGAGTCAGAGGCTGACATAGCAGTGGTGGGTACACACACCTGCGGTCTGAGAGCTGGTGCTGAGAGACGCAGCAAGAGGATTGTAGGAGGATACAAATCCCTCAG GGGTGAATGGCCCTGGCAGGCCTCCCTCTGGCTCAGATCTCAGTCTAAAGGGAATCACCCTCTGTGTGGAGCCACCCTCATCAACTCCTGCTGGCTGCTCACTGCAGCTCACTGCTTCAAACG gtttGGAATTGATGCTTCACGGTACGTGGTAAAACTTGGGGATTATCACACACGGGAGCAGGATGATTTTGAGCGTGTGCTCTCTCCAGAGCGCATAGAGGTGCACAGGAAGTACCGAACAGAGAGCTGGGAGCATGATGTGGCTCTGATTCGACTGAAGGGCGCCGAGGGGAAGTGTGTGGCCTTTAACCCACATACTAATGCTGCCTGCCTGCCCGCGCCTGGCAGCAAGTGGGGCAAGAGACCTGCGTCTTGTGTCATCACCGGCTGGGGAGTAACTG ACTCTGAGCAACCGAGCACTCTTCTCCAGGCTTGGGTTCCTCTTCTGCCCTCATGGCAGTGTAAGAAGCGTTACGGCGAGCGTTTCACTAGCCACGACATGCTGTGTGCTGGCAGCATGACCTCTGACCTCCGAAAGCATGCTGACAGCTGCCAGGGTGACAGCGGAGGTCCGCTAGTGTGTCAGGGCGAAGCAGGGCGCTGGGTGCTCACAGGAGTCATTTCCTGGGGCCACGGCTGTGGTGATCCCTCTTACCCGGGTGTATATTCACGGGTCAGCCGTTACCTTCCCTGGATCGAACAGGTGACACATAGCACCGCCCCTCTCCAACACTGA